In a single window of the Campylobacter iguaniorum genome:
- a CDS encoding MATE family efflux transporter: MALNLISSIVVFTIQMLINFFLTPFILKVLGDEAYGFLGLANSLVSYGYILTIIINSVAGRFVAYEYHKGNLLQASKYYSSVLLVNFIFCLIICAFSAIFLLNLKEFINVSDALVGDVKLTMLFYFINFCLGLFNAVLTVSAFVKNKLYMISVRNAISSAIFAGLLVVLFSVFKPMIFYTAISALAASVFVFVSAIYITKKLNTGLVFRTRLFRLRLIKKLVSSGAWNSFNMLSHTLINGVDLLLANIFISAASMGVLSVSKAAIMIAESFIGTVGASFVPKFIELYSKQNISALVAEVKFALKTLAFISITPVAIFASLGVEFYSLWLPFKSSEQISFIYELSMVALAPVILIASMQPLLSLNTVTNKLKRPAVANMIMSVGVVLAQIYWLKFHGGGLFSIAIIASIAYALRIICFDVMNAGLNLEQRLGIFYPIFVRNVAIFGAILGLMFWLKTFIQISNWWGFGLYSLIFLAVGYFLSLFLVFSRSQRVMLKGKILGIIRPKSEVR; this comes from the coding sequence ATGGCTCTAAATCTCATCTCTAGCATCGTAGTTTTTACTATCCAAATGCTTATAAACTTCTTTCTAACGCCTTTTATCTTAAAGGTGTTAGGCGATGAAGCTTATGGATTTTTGGGGCTTGCAAACTCACTTGTGAGCTATGGATATATCCTAACAATCATCATAAACTCAGTGGCTGGTCGCTTCGTGGCTTACGAGTATCACAAGGGCAACTTGCTTCAAGCTAGCAAATATTATTCATCGGTTTTATTGGTAAATTTTATATTTTGTTTGATTATTTGTGCCTTTAGTGCTATTTTCTTGCTAAATTTAAAAGAGTTTATAAACGTCTCAGACGCCCTTGTTGGCGATGTCAAGCTAACAATGCTATTTTATTTTATCAATTTTTGTTTGGGGCTGTTTAATGCTGTTTTGACCGTGAGCGCCTTTGTCAAAAACAAGCTTTATATGATTTCAGTAAGAAACGCTATCTCTTCGGCGATTTTTGCAGGGCTTTTGGTGGTGCTTTTTAGTGTTTTTAAGCCGATGATATTTTATACTGCTATTAGTGCTTTGGCGGCTTCGGTTTTTGTGTTTGTCAGTGCGATTTATATCACCAAAAAGCTAAATACTGGGCTTGTTTTTAGGACTAGACTTTTTCGCCTACGCTTGATAAAAAAGCTAGTAAGCTCCGGAGCTTGGAATAGCTTCAATATGCTTAGTCACACGCTCATAAACGGCGTTGATCTGCTTCTTGCAAACATCTTTATAAGTGCTGCTTCAATGGGCGTTTTATCGGTTTCAAAGGCTGCTATTATGATAGCTGAGTCATTCATTGGCACGGTTGGGGCTAGTTTTGTGCCTAAATTCATCGAGCTTTATTCTAAGCAAAATATCTCCGCCTTGGTCGCTGAGGTGAAATTTGCTCTAAAGACTTTGGCTTTTATATCTATTACGCCAGTTGCGATTTTTGCTAGCCTTGGCGTGGAGTTTTACTCACTTTGGCTGCCGTTTAAATCAAGTGAGCAAATCAGCTTCATTTATGAGCTTTCTATGGTCGCTTTGGCTCCTGTGATTTTGATAGCTTCTATGCAGCCGCTTCTTAGCCTAAACACAGTTACAAACAAGCTTAAACGCCCAGCCGTGGCAAATATGATAATGTCTGTGGGTGTGGTTTTGGCTCAAATTTACTGGCTGAAATTTCATGGTGGTGGGCTATTTAGTATCGCTATTATTGCAAGCATTGCCTATGCTTTGCGTATTATTTGCTTTGACGTGATGAATGCTGGGTTAAATTTAGAGCAAAGATTAGGGATTTTTTATCCTATTTTTGTGAGAAATGTTGCGATTTTTGGGGCGATTTTAGGCTTGATGTTTTGGCTAAAAACTTTTATTCAAATCAGCAATTGGTGGGGATTTGGGCTTTATAGTTTAATATTTTTAGCTGTTGGATATTTTTTAAGCTTGTTTTTAGTGTTTTCGAGGAGCCAAAGAGTCATGTTAAAAGGCAAAATTTTGGGTATAATTAGACCAAAAAGCGAGGTTAGATGA
- the galE gene encoding UDP-glucose 4-epimerase GalE produces the protein MNILITGGAGYIGSHVLKALLERGNDSVTVIDNFYSGSKEALITLESVGKFEFIKCDLSDTFSLREIFKTHKFDAIIHFAAFIEVFESTVKPLKYYLNNTANAANLINLAIEYGVGKFIFSSTAATYGEPESGVVSEQSPQNPINPYGKSKLMTEWILKDAAAANPNFKYGILRYFNVAGASSDGLIGQNYPNATHLIKVATQTITGKRESMSVFGTDYATKDGTCVRDYIHIEDLASAHLSVLEYLSSNDSDIFNVGYGRGFSVFEVIETAKKVSGVDFKVINASRRDGDPAVLISNADKLKTKTNWKPKKDSLELIISSALEWEKKLK, from the coding sequence ATGAACATCTTGATAACTGGCGGGGCTGGATATATCGGCTCACACGTGCTAAAGGCTTTGCTTGAGCGTGGGAATGATAGCGTCACTGTGATTGATAATTTTTACAGTGGAAGCAAGGAGGCTTTAATAACTCTTGAGAGCGTGGGTAAATTTGAGTTTATAAAGTGTGATTTGAGCGATACTTTTAGCCTAAGAGAGATTTTTAAAACTCATAAATTTGATGCGATTATACATTTTGCGGCTTTCATTGAAGTGTTTGAAAGCACTGTCAAACCGCTCAAATACTATCTAAACAACACCGCAAACGCTGCAAATCTGATAAATTTGGCGATAGAATACGGCGTGGGTAAATTTATATTTAGCTCTACAGCTGCGACTTACGGCGAGCCAGAAAGTGGCGTAGTAAGCGAACAAAGCCCTCAAAATCCTATAAATCCATACGGCAAAAGCAAGCTTATGACTGAATGGATTTTAAAAGACGCCGCCGCGGCAAATCCAAATTTCAAATATGGGATTTTGAGATATTTCAACGTCGCAGGAGCTAGCAGCGATGGACTAATCGGTCAAAACTATCCAAACGCAACCCATCTTATCAAAGTCGCAACACAAACAATAACTGGTAAAAGAGAGTCTATGAGCGTGTTTGGGACTGACTATGCGACCAAAGACGGCACCTGCGTGCGTGACTACATACATATAGAAGACCTTGCGAGTGCGCATTTATCGGTGCTTGAGTATCTTAGCTCAAATGATAGCGATATATTTAACGTGGGCTATGGTAGGGGATTTAGCGTATTTGAAGTCATTGAGACTGCTAAAAAAGTAAGTGGCGTGGATTTTAAAGTCATAAACGCTAGTAGGCGTGATGGCGATCCAGCTGTGCTAATCTCAAATGCTGATAAGCTAAAAACCAAAACAAACTGGAAACCAAAAAAAGATAGCCTAGAGCTTATCATCAGCTCAGCGCTAGAGTGGGAGAAAAAGCTAAAATAA
- a CDS encoding MFS transporter — protein sequence MHKFIFLNKNIILLLLGQGFSGAVVSLLTFSSGLAGKWLLDGVLYSKTPSCPNCYSSSFATFPISATLCGAFIAVLFSSNLMQKFGRKKVFLWASLIGALGAIFAIFSLINGLFYLFCFATFLLGFFTALNQFYRFLASEALSLATQNDKNRATALIVAGGIMGGVLGPNLANIGTMMFEAPFAGSFLFALLLCVINFIITLPLALTPLKPTNQLPKAPLMTCIKEPNFILATMACAFGFAYMTLIMNAAPLAMSQYKFSYDAAKSVLVWHFIAMYAPSLFLAFFLKSLSPFRLILLGILFYLIAVFVAIFSVSFWGFWVSLVLVGIGWAFSFNGGTFMLNAINSEHKLRLQGLNAISVFGANLLASSSVGFVLANGGWIVLNLILLGFIILFLLAIFIFKRDI from the coding sequence TTGCATAAATTTATCTTTCTAAACAAAAATATAATTTTACTGCTTCTAGGGCAAGGCTTTAGCGGAGCTGTTGTTTCTTTGCTGACTTTTAGTAGTGGACTAGCTGGCAAGTGGCTGCTGGATGGCGTTTTGTACTCTAAAACTCCTAGTTGTCCTAATTGCTATAGTAGTAGTTTTGCCACGTTTCCTATTTCTGCGACACTTTGTGGGGCTTTTATCGCAGTTTTATTTTCATCAAATTTAATGCAAAAATTTGGTAGAAAAAAGGTCTTTTTGTGGGCTTCTTTGATTGGTGCTTTGGGCGCTATTTTTGCTATATTTTCACTGATAAATGGACTATTTTATCTATTTTGTTTTGCTACTTTTTTGCTTGGATTTTTCACCGCACTTAATCAATTTTATAGATTTTTAGCCAGCGAAGCTTTAAGCTTAGCCACTCAAAATGACAAAAATAGAGCCACAGCGCTCATCGTGGCTGGCGGAATAATGGGTGGGGTTTTGGGCCCAAATTTGGCAAATATCGGCACGATGATGTTTGAAGCGCCTTTTGCTGGCTCATTTTTATTTGCACTTTTACTTTGCGTGATTAATTTTATTATCACTTTACCCCTAGCCCTAACTCCACTAAAGCCCACAAATCAGCTCCCAAAAGCTCCTTTGATGACGTGTATAAAAGAGCCAAATTTCATCCTTGCAACTATGGCTTGTGCATTTGGGTTTGCTTATATGACGCTCATTATGAATGCTGCTCCGCTTGCGATGAGCCAATATAAATTTAGCTACGACGCAGCTAAAAGTGTGCTTGTGTGGCACTTCATAGCGATGTATGCACCAAGCTTATTTCTGGCATTTTTTCTAAAGAGTTTATCACCTTTTAGACTGATTTTGCTTGGGATTTTATTTTATTTGATTGCGGTTTTTGTAGCGATTTTTAGTGTTAGTTTTTGGGGATTTTGGGTGAGTTTGGTGCTTGTTGGTATAGGCTGGGCGTTTAGTTTTAATGGTGGAACATTTATGCTAAATGCTATAAACTCAGAGCATAAACTTCGCTTACAAGGGCTAAATGCTATCAGCGTTTTTGGGGCAAATTTGCTTGCAAGCTCAAGCGTGGGATTTGTCCTAGCAAATGGCGGCTGGATAGTGTTAAATTTAATATTGCTTGGCTTTATTATTTTATTTTTGCTTGCTATTTTTATTTTTAAACGTGATATTTAA
- a CDS encoding DNA ligase, which translates to MRFLAVFALLFGFLHAEVMLLKEYKDENLSGWVMSEKFDGVRAIWDGKNLKSKNGKIINAPIWWLESFPPFMIDGELWSQRGEFEKITSIVSDAHPSNEWQSIKFMIFDLPQVSGNLQARLEILRKFLAKNPNKFINVIDQKPVSSNQMAFDFLDDVTAIGGEGIVVRDPNAAYIGGRSSKILKLKKFKDSECEVVELRKGNGKYAGVLGSLVCKDIFSGVSFKIGSGFSDFQRANPPKIGSIITYKYQNLTKFNKPRFPVFLRVKSDIILSK; encoded by the coding sequence TTGAGATTTTTAGCTGTTTTTGCTTTACTTTTTGGCTTTTTACACGCTGAGGTTATGCTCCTAAAAGAGTATAAAGATGAAAATCTAAGCGGCTGGGTAATGAGCGAAAAATTTGACGGCGTGCGCGCTATCTGGGATGGCAAAAATCTAAAAAGCAAAAATGGTAAAATCATAAATGCTCCTATTTGGTGGCTAGAGAGTTTCCCGCCGTTTATGATCGACGGTGAGCTGTGGAGCCAGCGTGGAGAGTTTGAAAAAATCACAAGCATCGTAAGTGATGCCCATCCAAGCAATGAGTGGCAAAGCATTAAGTTTATGATATTTGACCTACCACAAGTTAGTGGAAATCTGCAGGCTAGGCTTGAGATTTTGCGTAAGTTTTTGGCTAAAAATCCAAATAAATTTATTAATGTAATAGACCAAAAACCAGTCAGCTCAAATCAAATGGCTTTTGATTTTCTTGATGATGTTACTGCTATAGGTGGTGAGGGGATAGTCGTACGCGACCCAAACGCTGCTTATATCGGCGGTAGAAGCTCCAAAATATTAAAGCTCAAAAAGTTTAAAGATAGCGAGTGCGAAGTCGTGGAGCTGCGTAAAGGAAATGGCAAATATGCTGGCGTTTTAGGCTCATTAGTCTGCAAGGATATTTTTAGTGGCGTTAGCTTCAAAATCGGCTCAGGATTTAGTGACTTTCAAAGGGCAAACCCGCCAAAAATCGGTTCAATCATCACGTATAAATACCAAAATTTGACTAAATTTAATAAACCAAGATTTCCAGTGTTTTTGCGAGTAAAAAGTGATATAATACTATCAAAATAA
- a CDS encoding NAD-dependent epimerase: MKILVTGMAGFIGFHLSLELARRGDEVVGLDCVNDYYDVNLKYARLNELGIKRQNIKENELIKSEKYPNLSFFKANLEDFDTMKKLFEAAKFDVVVNLAAQAGVRYSLINPHAYIDSNITGFVNILECCRHYAVQNLVYASSSSVYGLNENMPFSTHESVNHPISLYAATKKSNELMAHTYSHLFGLPTTGLRFFTVYGPWGRPDMALFLFTDAAVHDKSIDVYNYGKMLRDFTYVGDIVKGVIKCIDNPAGPNPKWNSKVPDPATSSAPYKVYNIGNNSPVELLDYIKAIELRLGKEINKNLMPIQPGDVPATYADVGDLVKDFDYKPNTSVNDGVAKFVDWYLDYYQIKG; this comes from the coding sequence ATGAAAATTTTAGTAACAGGAATGGCTGGATTTATCGGATTTCATCTAAGCCTTGAGCTTGCTAGGCGTGGCGATGAGGTCGTCGGGCTTGACTGCGTAAATGACTATTACGATGTAAATTTAAAATACGCAAGACTTAATGAGCTTGGCATAAAACGCCAAAATATCAAAGAAAATGAGCTTATAAAATCTGAAAAATATCCAAATTTAAGCTTTTTTAAGGCAAACTTAGAAGACTTTGATACTATGAAAAAGCTCTTTGAAGCGGCTAAATTTGACGTTGTAGTAAATCTCGCTGCACAAGCTGGGGTTCGCTACTCACTCATCAATCCACATGCTTATATAGATAGCAATATAACTGGCTTTGTCAATATCCTAGAGTGTTGCCGCCACTATGCCGTGCAAAATTTAGTCTATGCAAGCTCAAGCTCAGTTTATGGACTGAATGAAAATATGCCGTTTTCCACTCATGAGAGCGTAAATCACCCAATCAGCCTTTATGCTGCGACCAAAAAATCAAACGAGCTAATGGCGCACACTTATAGCCATCTTTTTGGGCTGCCTACTACTGGACTTAGATTTTTTACCGTTTATGGACCTTGGGGCAGACCTGATATGGCGCTGTTTTTATTCACTGATGCTGCCGTGCATGATAAGAGCATAGATGTGTATAATTACGGCAAAATGCTAAGAGATTTCACATACGTGGGCGATATCGTAAAAGGCGTGATAAAATGCATTGATAATCCAGCAGGGCCAAACCCAAAATGGAACTCCAAAGTCCCAGATCCAGCCACTTCAAGTGCTCCGTACAAAGTCTATAATATAGGCAACAACTCCCCAGTAGAACTGCTTGATTATATCAAAGCTATTGAGCTAAGACTTGGCAAAGAGATAAACAAAAATCTCATGCCGATCCAGCCAGGCGACGTGCCAGCGACTTACGCCGATGTGGGTGATTTGGTTAAGGATTTTGACTACAAACCAAACACAAGCGTAAATGACGGCGTGGCTAAATTTGTCGATTGGTATTTGGATTATTACCAAATCAAGGGCTAA
- a CDS encoding nucleotide sugar dehydrogenase → MKDIKIGIIGLGYVGMPLAAAFSDEFSVVGFDLFARRIDELKNGIDRTLELSSEQMAKVIKNGMKFSSNLDDLKECNFYVVTVPTPIDKNKRPDLTPLYKASASIAKVLKKGDIVVYESTVYPGVTEDECVPVLETSGLKFGVDFECGYSPERINPGDKEHTVTKIKKIISASSPKALEIVEAVYSKIIKAGVYKASSIKVAEAAKVIENTQRDINIAFVNELLMLFNKMNIDANEVLDAASTKWNFLGFRPGLVGGHCIGVDPYYLTHKAQELGYHPEMILAGRRINDNMGIYHADQAVKLMIKNGLKVNGAKVLVLGITFKENCPDIRNSRVIDVITELKDFGCDVSVCDPWADNDDVIREYGINLVNEPKFSEFDSVVLAVAHDKFRDFDLSNSLVYKIKRI, encoded by the coding sequence ATGAAAGATATAAAAATCGGTATTATCGGGCTTGGATATGTTGGTATGCCTTTGGCGGCTGCTTTTAGTGATGAGTTTAGCGTGGTCGGATTTGACTTGTTCGCTAGACGCATTGATGAGCTAAAAAACGGCATTGATAGGACGCTTGAGCTAAGCAGCGAGCAAATGGCAAAAGTTATCAAAAATGGCATGAAATTTAGCTCAAATTTAGATGATTTAAAAGAGTGCAATTTTTACGTAGTTACAGTGCCAACTCCGATTGACAAAAACAAACGCCCAGACCTAACTCCATTATATAAAGCTAGTGCAAGCATCGCAAAAGTGCTAAAAAAGGGTGATATAGTCGTCTATGAAAGCACTGTTTATCCAGGCGTGACTGAAGATGAGTGCGTGCCTGTTTTAGAGACAAGTGGGCTGAAATTTGGCGTGGATTTTGAGTGTGGATATAGCCCAGAGCGTATAAATCCAGGCGATAAAGAGCATACCGTCACAAAAATCAAAAAAATCATCTCAGCAAGTAGCCCTAAAGCCCTTGAAATTGTGGAAGCTGTGTATTCTAAAATCATAAAAGCTGGAGTTTATAAAGCAAGTAGCATTAAAGTAGCAGAAGCTGCCAAAGTCATCGAAAACACTCAACGTGACATAAATATCGCCTTTGTAAATGAGCTTTTGATGCTATTTAACAAGATGAATATCGACGCAAACGAAGTGCTTGACGCAGCAAGTACTAAATGGAACTTTTTGGGCTTCCGTCCAGGTCTTGTGGGTGGGCATTGTATCGGCGTGGATCCGTATTATCTAACTCACAAGGCTCAAGAGCTTGGCTATCATCCTGAAATGATACTAGCAGGTCGCAGAATAAACGATAATATGGGCATTTATCATGCTGATCAGGCTGTAAAACTGATGATAAAAAATGGCTTAAAAGTAAATGGTGCAAAAGTCTTGGTGCTTGGTATAACATTCAAAGAAAACTGCCCAGACATCAGAAACTCACGCGTAATAGATGTTATCACTGAGCTAAAGGATTTTGGCTGCGATGTGAGCGTGTGCGACCCGTGGGCTGATAATGATGATGTGATAAGAGAGTATGGCATAAATCTTGTAAATGAGCCTAAATTTAGCGAGTTTGATTCTGTGGTTTTGGCTGTGGCACATGATAAATTTAGAGATTTTGATCTCTCAAACTCTCTTGTTTATAAAATCAAACGAATTTAA
- a CDS encoding 3'-5' exonuclease encodes MSEYICVFDCETIPDARLLERTLPPEVVAVCKKNGQIDPKKLSTAAMNLQKESSGSEFLPVCYHEVVAISAVMADRFGRFLRVSTMQGDNEKEKIAKFIDFINKFNPRLVSFNGRGFDLPMLMVRAMKYNLQSSAYFSTNDKENGKDKWCNYRSRYDGVFHLDLLDHISDFKAVGGLKLDTLCAALNLPGKYDVHGDQVLEMFYDNKIEKINEYCESDTLNTYWLFLKYELLRGNLTRDDYADYIVVMSEFLKDKKPDMSYTSVFGAFVDDEIARLKESL; translated from the coding sequence ATGAGCGAATATATTTGTGTTTTTGACTGCGAAACCATTCCTGATGCTAGGCTTTTAGAGCGGACTTTGCCACCTGAAGTGGTCGCAGTATGCAAAAAAAACGGGCAAATCGACCCCAAAAAGCTCTCAACTGCGGCTATGAATTTGCAAAAAGAAAGCAGCGGAAGTGAGTTTTTGCCAGTTTGCTACCACGAAGTTGTGGCGATTTCGGCTGTGATGGCAGATAGATTTGGTAGATTTTTGCGAGTTTCGACCATGCAAGGTGACAATGAAAAAGAAAAAATCGCTAAATTTATCGATTTTATCAACAAATTTAATCCGCGTCTTGTCAGCTTCAATGGTCGTGGCTTTGACCTGCCGATGCTTATGGTTAGAGCGATGAAATACAACCTGCAATCAAGCGCGTATTTTAGCACAAACGACAAGGAAAACGGCAAGGATAAATGGTGCAATTATCGCAGCCGCTATGATGGTGTTTTTCATCTTGATTTATTAGATCACATTAGCGATTTTAAGGCTGTTGGCGGTCTGAAGCTTGACACGCTTTGTGCGGCGCTAAATCTCCCTGGCAAATACGACGTGCATGGCGACCAAGTCCTTGAAATGTTTTACGATAACAAAATAGAAAAAATCAACGAATATTGCGAGAGTGACACGCTAAATACGTATTGGCTTTTCTTAAAATACGAGCTTTTAAGGGGCAATTTGACGCGTGATGATTACGCTGATTATATCGTGGTTATGAGTGAGTTTTTGAAAGATAAAAAGCCAGATATGAGTTACACGAGCGTGTTTGGGGCTTTTGTGGATGATGAGATAGCAAGGCTTAAAGAAAGTTTATAA
- a CDS encoding lysophospholipid acyltransferase family protein — translation MREKIEYFLVLFVIKLSKIMPSKFIYFLLEKIAILLFYILKSRRNLAITNLKNGLNLSDQEAYKIAKQTFISVSKTACESILIFNDKFDFDKMINDKDIIKQTFQNLSSNKSALIITAHFGNWEALSHYVAKIGYPQLVIAREGNNQLIETKITKPSRQKFGNILAYKHEAMSKMVKQLKNGGLIGLLPDLFAGGANSIVTNFFGNRCRTTKSVASLVLKYQIPVIAIFFKRTQNGTYDPVIRKFDFELTGDKDLDTQNIVQACNDTIESVIRESPDQWFWMHNRWKNEDLD, via the coding sequence ATGAGAGAGAAAATAGAGTATTTTTTGGTTTTATTTGTCATAAAACTTAGCAAAATTATGCCAAGCAAATTTATCTATTTTTTGCTTGAAAAAATTGCAATTTTACTATTTTATATACTCAAATCAAGGCGAAATTTAGCCATAACAAACCTAAAAAATGGACTAAATTTAAGCGACCAAGAAGCTTATAAAATAGCCAAGCAAACATTCATCAGTGTATCCAAGACAGCTTGCGAGAGCATACTTATTTTTAATGATAAATTTGATTTTGATAAGATGATAAACGATAAAGATATTATCAAACAAACATTCCAAAATCTTAGCTCAAACAAATCAGCCCTCATCATCACAGCTCATTTTGGCAATTGGGAGGCACTCTCTCACTACGTCGCCAAGATAGGCTATCCGCAACTCGTCATCGCCAGAGAGGGCAATAACCAGCTTATAGAAACCAAAATTACCAAACCATCAAGGCAAAAATTTGGCAATATTTTAGCCTACAAACATGAAGCCATGAGCAAGATGGTAAAACAGCTCAAAAATGGCGGACTTATCGGGCTTTTGCCAGATCTTTTTGCTGGTGGTGCAAACAGCATAGTGACGAACTTTTTTGGTAACCGTTGTCGCACGACAAAATCAGTAGCATCTTTGGTGCTAAAATACCAAATTCCAGTCATTGCGATATTTTTCAAAAGAACTCAAAATGGCACTTATGATCCAGTGATTAGAAAATTTGATTTTGAATTAACTGGCGATAAAGATTTAGACACACAAAACATAGTCCAAGCTTGCAACGATACCATAGAAAGCGTCATAAGAGAGTCTCCAGATCAGTGGTTTTGGATGCATAATAGATGGAAAAATGAGGATTTGGACTAA
- a CDS encoding ELM1/GtrOC1 family putative glycosyltransferase, producing the protein MRALILSDGRIGHENQPIAFCKLKNIDYDILYVSYKLKILKTLSYILDFFGVYIKIFGSELVSNSYDIVVGAGSGTYYPLKFYAKKLNAKSVAMMNAKGYKNSFDLMFVMSHDAKNLAPNSILLPVNANYKSQNHFYKPSKPAISFIIGGTNKNSQFDEAKVLQTIKEIMSKFKDHEKLITTSPRTPKSLENELEKLNFDYSVIYSKNKINPIDDFLEFSDYTFITSDSTSMISQAVCWGNANAQVINYQKDGSKFGKFISNLAQKGYLHIYDGSVQKTTKFDLISAFKKVNL; encoded by the coding sequence ATGAGGGCTCTTATTTTAAGTGACGGCAGAATCGGTCATGAAAACCAGCCAATAGCCTTTTGCAAACTCAAAAATATAGATTATGATATATTGTACGTGAGTTATAAGCTTAAAATACTAAAAACACTTTCGTACATTTTGGATTTTTTTGGGGTTTATATTAAGATTTTTGGCTCTGAGCTGGTCTCAAATAGCTATGATATAGTAGTCGGCGCTGGAAGCGGGACGTATTATCCGCTTAAATTTTACGCAAAAAAACTAAATGCAAAAAGTGTAGCGATGATGAATGCCAAAGGCTATAAAAACAGCTTTGATCTGATGTTTGTGATGAGTCACGACGCCAAAAACTTAGCTCCAAACTCCATCTTGCTGCCAGTAAATGCCAACTACAAAAGCCAAAATCACTTTTATAAACCAAGCAAACCAGCCATTAGCTTCATTATCGGCGGGACAAACAAGAACTCGCAGTTTGACGAAGCAAAAGTTTTGCAAACCATAAAAGAGATAATGAGCAAATTCAAAGACCATGAAAAGCTCATAACCACTTCTCCAAGAACCCCAAAAAGCCTAGAAAACGAGCTTGAAAAGCTAAATTTCGACTATAGTGTGATTTATTCCAAAAATAAAATAAATCCGATTGATGATTTTTTAGAATTTAGCGATTACACTTTTATCACGTCTGATTCTACTTCGATGATAAGCCAAGCAGTGTGCTGGGGCAACGCTAACGCGCAGGTCATTAACTACCAAAAAGATGGTTCAAAATTTGGTAAGTTTATCTCAAATTTAGCCCAAAAAGGCTACTTGCATATCTATGATGGAAGTGTGCAAAAAACCACTAAATTTGACCTAATATCAGCATTTAAGAAAGTAAATTTATGA
- a CDS encoding glycosyltransferase family 4 protein — protein sequence MKIIQMLPELKEGGVERGVVDINKALIKAGVTSIIMSNGGKLAEQITKDGGEHIKFDLASKNIFSVIWRVWKLKKLLKSINPDIIHVRSRVPAWLVYLANKSLKIKVVSTVHGLNSPNFYSKIMIKADAIITPSNCVKEHIIKHFDTDTNLITVVPRGVDLSAFDPSNLDAEFINEFRQKYKISKDDFVISNIGRITELKDYETFIKATNELKKIKKVKALIVGGVHPRKQKYYQSLKDLISNLGLENEVIFTGSQSKIAEIYSISNVVVSSSKKPESFGRSVAEALALNTPVVASNHGGVKDIIIDAKFGYFFEIGDFKGLCDKILLANELKFDGFKYIKNNFSFKQMFDKTMEIYKKELS from the coding sequence ATGAAAATAATCCAAATGCTACCTGAGCTAAAAGAAGGTGGCGTAGAGCGTGGCGTAGTCGATATCAACAAAGCCTTAATAAAAGCTGGCGTCACCTCAATAATCATGAGCAATGGCGGCAAATTAGCAGAACAAATCACAAAAGACGGTGGAGAGCACATCAAATTTGACCTTGCTAGCAAAAACATTTTTAGCGTCATTTGGCGAGTTTGGAAGCTTAAAAAACTACTAAAATCTATAAATCCAGATATCATTCACGTGCGTAGTCGCGTCCCAGCGTGGCTAGTATATTTGGCTAACAAAAGCCTAAAAATCAAAGTCGTAAGCACAGTTCATGGGCTAAACTCACCAAATTTTTATAGCAAAATAATGATAAAAGCTGATGCGATCATCACACCAAGCAACTGCGTAAAAGAGCACATCATCAAGCATTTTGACACTGATACTAACCTCATCACAGTCGTGCCAAGAGGCGTGGATCTAAGCGCCTTTGATCCGAGCAATTTAGACGCTGAATTTATAAATGAGTTTAGGCAAAAATATAAAATCTCAAAAGATGATTTTGTCATCTCAAATATCGGACGCATAACGGAGCTAAAGGATTACGAAACATTTATAAAAGCCACAAACGAGCTTAAAAAAATAAAAAAAGTCAAAGCCTTGATAGTGGGTGGCGTCCATCCTCGCAAACAAAAATATTATCAAAGCTTAAAAGATTTAATATCAAATTTAGGCTTAGAAAACGAAGTGATTTTCACAGGCTCGCAGAGCAAAATAGCCGAAATCTACTCTATCTCAAACGTCGTTGTAAGTAGCTCCAAAAAGCCTGAAAGCTTTGGTAGAAGCGTGGCTGAAGCTCTAGCACTAAATACTCCAGTCGTCGCCTCAAACCACGGCGGTGTAAAAGATATAATAATAGATGCCAAATTTGGATACTTTTTTGAGATAGGCGATTTTAAGGGACTTTGCGATAAGATTTTACTTGCAAATGAGCTTAAATTTGATGGATTTAAATACATAAAAAACAATTTTTCATTTAAACAAATGTTTGATAAAACTATGGAAATTTACAAAAAGGAATTGTCTTGA